The genomic window GGGCTTCCTCAACGTCCGCCTCCACGACCTCTGGATCTCCCGGACCCTAGGCGAGCTCCTCGCGGGCGGCTTCCCGGGCATCGAGGCCCCCCCGAAGCCGAAGACGGTCGTCATCGACTTCTCCTCGCCGAACGTCGCCAAGCCGATGCACGTGGGCCACATCCGCTCCACCGTGATCGGCGACAGCCTGGCGCGGATCTTCGAGGCCCTCGGCCATCGCGTCATCCGCGACAACCACCTGGGCGACTGGGGCCTCCAGTTCGGCATGATCCTGTTCGGCTGGAAGAACGAGCTCGACCCGGAGGCGTACGCGCTCGACCCGGTCGGCGAGCTGGCCCGCCTCTATCGCCTCGTGGCCTCGCAAATCAAGCCCGCCGAGGACCTCGGCGACGGCCTCCGCGAGGTCCTGGCCCTGGAGTCGAAGGGCAAGGCCGACGAGGCCGCGAAATCGCTCGCGAAGCTCACCGCGAAGTCGGGCATGAGCCGCGAGGAGATCACGGTCGCCGTCGCCGAGGCGAAGGCCGTCGCCGACGCCAGCCGCGCGGAGACCGTCAAGCTCCACGCCGGCGACCCGGAAAACGTCGCGCTCTGGAAGAAGTTCATGCCCTACTGCCTGGAGGCCCTCCGCGGGGTCTACCAGCGGCTGGGCGTCCGCTTCGACGTCGAGCTCGGCGAGAGCTTCTACAACCCGATGCTCGCCTCGGTCGTGGAGGACCTCCAGGCCCGAGGGATCGCCGAGGAGAGCGAGGGCGCCGTCGTCGTCTTCACCGAGGGCTTCAAGGCCCCGTTCATGGTCCGCAAGAGCGACGGGGCGTTCAACTACGGCACGACCGACCTGGCCACCATCAAGTACCGGGACGAGACCTGGAAGCCGGACCAGGTGCTCTACGTCGTCGATCACCGCCAGGGCGACCACTTCAAGCAGCTCTTCGCCGTGGCCCGCAAGTGGGGCCGCGACGGCGCGGCGCTCGAGCACGTGGCCTTCGGCACGATCCTCGGCACCGACCGCCGCCCGTTCAAGACCCGCGCGGGGGACACCGTGGGGCTCGAGTCGCTCCTCGACGAGGCCGTCTCGCGGGCCCGCGAGGTCGTCGAGGAGAACAGCCCCCACCTCGAGGCGGAGGAGAAGGCCCGCGTGGCCGAGGTCGTCGGCCTGGGCGCGATCAAGTACGCCGACCTCTGCCAGAACCGGCTCAGCGACTACGTCTTCGACTGGCAGAAGATGATGGCGATGAACGGCAACACGGCCACCTACCTGCAATACGCCTACGCCCGCATCCGCAGCATCTTCCGCAAGGGCGGCTTCGAGCCGGAGGCGGTCCGCGCCGCGAAGCCGGAGATCATCCTCACCAACCCCGCCGAACGCGGGCTGGGCGTCCGCGTCCTCCGCCTGCCCGAGGTCCTGGAGCTGGCGGCCCTGGAGCTCAAGCCGAACATCCTCACCGATTACCTGTTCGACCTCGCGAACGCGTTCAGCACGTTCTTCGAGGAGTGCCCCGTCCTCAAGGCCGACACGCCGGAGCGTCGCGACAGCCGCCTGGCGATCTGCGACCTCACGGCGCAGACCTTGAAGTTCGGCCTCGACCTGCTCGGAATCGACGTCGTCGACCGGATGTGACGAGACCCGACCCGCCCCACCCGGAGCCCGCCCGATGAAGCCCGCCAGTCCCCTGCCCGGCCGCATCCTCGCCCTCGCGATCGTGCTCGCCGTCCCGGCCTCGGCCCTCGTCGCCTCGCTCCGGTCGCGGTCCGTCGGCGGCGAGGTCGATGCGTCGCCGTCGCGGACGACCCCGAAAGAGGAGCCCCACCGCAGCCCGATCGCGCTGGCCCTCTCGGCCGACGGCCGCCGCCTCCTCACGGCCAACCAGACCGCCGGCTCCGTCTCCCTGGTGGACACGGAGGCCAACAAGGTCCTCGCCGAGGTCCCCACCGGCGACAGGCCGGCCGGCGTGGCGATCTCCCCCGACGGCTCGCGCGGGCTCGTCGCGCACTGGTACGGATACGACGTCGCCCTCCTCTCTCTCGACGGCGACCGGCTCGCGATCCTCGGCCGGCTCGAGGTCGGCCCGGAACCCCGCGGCGTGACCTTCTCGCGAGACGGCAAGTCCGCCTACGTGGCGGTCGGTGTGAGTAACGAGGTGGTGAAGCTGGACCTGGACCCGCTCCGCATCGCGGGCCGGGTGGCGGTCGGGCGCGAGCCCAGGGGCCTCGCGACCTCGCCGGACGGCAAGCTCCTGCTCGTCGGCAACGCCCGCTCGGGCGACCTCTCGGTCGTCTCGACCGAGTCCCTGGGCGTCCTGCGGACGGTCCCCGTCGAGGGCAACGTCCTCCGCCAGGTGGCCATCAGCACCGATGGGCGATACGGCTACGTCGCGCACATGAAGAACCGCGGGTTCGCGGCGACCTCGAACAACATCGACCAGGGCTGGGTCCTCGGCCAGCGGCTGACCCGGATCGACCTGACCGACCCGAAGCCGTCCTACGCCTCGCTCGCGCTCGACCCGCGGGGCAAGGCCGCCGGGGACGCGCACGGCATGGCGGTGAGCAAGGACGGCAAGTACCTGGCCGTCGGCCTGGGCGGGACCCACGAGGTCATGCTCTTCCGGACCGACCTCCGCCGCCTCCCATGGCGGATCGACGGCTCGCGCGACCTGATCCCGCCGGAGCTCCTCAACGACGACGGCCGATTCCGCCGCGTCGCCCTGGGCGGCCGGCCGACCGAGGTCGCCTTCGCCCCCGACGGCAAGACCCTGTACGTCGCCAACTACCTGGCCGACGCCGTGCAGGTCGTCGACGCCGACTCGGCCGGCCTGGTCCGTACGATCGACCTGGGGCGGCCGAAGGCGATCTCCCTCACCCGCCGCGGCGAGGAGATCTTCCACGACGCCACCCGGTCCTTCAACCAGTGGTACAGCTGCAACACCTGCCACAGCGACGGCCACACGAACGGCCAGACCTTCGACACGTTCAACGACGGCCGCTACGACCTCAGCAGCGCCCACGAGGGGAGCCACAAGAAGACCCCCACGCTGCGACGCGTCGTGAAGACCGGCCCCTGGACCTGGCACGGCTGGCAGACCGACCTCGATGACGCCGCCTTCGAGTCCTTCACCAAGAGCATGCAGGGCCCGAAGCCCAGCGACGAGGACCTGAAGGCCCTCGTCGCCTACCTGGCCACGCTCGACTTCCCCCGCAACCCCTATCGCGACCCGTCGGGCAAGCTCTCCCCCGAGGCCGAGCGCGGGAAGGCCGTCTATTCGTCCGCCAAGGCCGCCTGCAACACCTGCCACGGCGGCCCCGAGTTCACCGACGGGAAGATCCACACCGTCGGCCTCGAGGAGCCGGGCGACCGCTACCGCGGCTACAACCCGCCCAGCCTCCGGGCCCTCTACGACAGGGACCCGTACCTCCACGACGGCCGCGCGAAGACCCTCCGCGAGGCCCTCTCCGGCCCCCACAGCGCCGGGGCCGTCACGAACCTGGGCGAGCTGACCGACGCCGAGCTGGACGACCTGCTGGCCTACCTGAAGACGTTGTGAGCCCTCCGTCGTTCCATCGACCTGCCCGCGGCTGAACCGGTCAGCCCGAATTGACGGGCGGAGGGAAGGTCGTCATCCTGACGCCGGGATCGAATCTCGCTCCACGATGGCGGAGGGACTCGTCATGCGTCGAGGTCGTGCTCCGGGGCCCCGTGGTGCCTTCACGCTGATCGAGCTCCTCGTCGTCCTCGCGATCATCGGCCTCCTGATCGCGCTCCTCCTGCCGGCCGTGCAATCCGCGCGCGAGGCGGCGCGGAGGGCCCACTGCCAACACAACCTGAAGCAGCTCGGTCTGGCCCTCCACGCCTACCACGACGCCTGGGGCAGCTTCCCGCCGGGCTATCTCCCCTCGCGCGCCCCTCGCCCCGGGGCATCCACCGGCGCCGAGCTCGGCGCGGGGTGGGGGTGGGGGACGCTGGTCCTCCCTTATCTGGAATCGCGGCCCGTCTACGACGCCGCGAACTTCGACCTCGGATTCGGCGAGGTGACCGGAGAGGTCGTCGGGCTCCGGGAGAACCGGACCGTGAGGCAGGTCAGCCTCTCGACATTCCTCTGCCCGAGCGATGG from Aquisphaera giovannonii includes these protein-coding regions:
- the argS gene encoding arginine--tRNA ligase, which encodes MNVLERLRAAFAAATPEGGDPKSFGSAVRSTNDPKFGDYQANGCMGLGKAMKVNPRDLAARVAEAVDLEPLAGKPEVAGPGFLNVRLHDLWISRTLGELLAGGFPGIEAPPKPKTVVIDFSSPNVAKPMHVGHIRSTVIGDSLARIFEALGHRVIRDNHLGDWGLQFGMILFGWKNELDPEAYALDPVGELARLYRLVASQIKPAEDLGDGLREVLALESKGKADEAAKSLAKLTAKSGMSREEITVAVAEAKAVADASRAETVKLHAGDPENVALWKKFMPYCLEALRGVYQRLGVRFDVELGESFYNPMLASVVEDLQARGIAEESEGAVVVFTEGFKAPFMVRKSDGAFNYGTTDLATIKYRDETWKPDQVLYVVDHRQGDHFKQLFAVARKWGRDGAALEHVAFGTILGTDRRPFKTRAGDTVGLESLLDEAVSRAREVVEENSPHLEAEEKARVAEVVGLGAIKYADLCQNRLSDYVFDWQKMMAMNGNTATYLQYAYARIRSIFRKGGFEPEAVRAAKPEIILTNPAERGLGVRVLRLPEVLELAALELKPNILTDYLFDLANAFSTFFEECPVLKADTPERRDSRLAICDLTAQTLKFGLDLLGIDVVDRM
- a CDS encoding cytochrome D1 domain-containing protein, producing MKPASPLPGRILALAIVLAVPASALVASLRSRSVGGEVDASPSRTTPKEEPHRSPIALALSADGRRLLTANQTAGSVSLVDTEANKVLAEVPTGDRPAGVAISPDGSRGLVAHWYGYDVALLSLDGDRLAILGRLEVGPEPRGVTFSRDGKSAYVAVGVSNEVVKLDLDPLRIAGRVAVGREPRGLATSPDGKLLLVGNARSGDLSVVSTESLGVLRTVPVEGNVLRQVAISTDGRYGYVAHMKNRGFAATSNNIDQGWVLGQRLTRIDLTDPKPSYASLALDPRGKAAGDAHGMAVSKDGKYLAVGLGGTHEVMLFRTDLRRLPWRIDGSRDLIPPELLNDDGRFRRVALGGRPTEVAFAPDGKTLYVANYLADAVQVVDADSAGLVRTIDLGRPKAISLTRRGEEIFHDATRSFNQWYSCNTCHSDGHTNGQTFDTFNDGRYDLSSAHEGSHKKTPTLRRVVKTGPWTWHGWQTDLDDAAFESFTKSMQGPKPSDEDLKALVAYLATLDFPRNPYRDPSGKLSPEAERGKAVYSSAKAACNTCHGGPEFTDGKIHTVGLEEPGDRYRGYNPPSLRALYDRDPYLHDGRAKTLREALSGPHSAGAVTNLGELTDAELDDLLAYLKTL